The genomic stretch aaataacacaaatgaaagcactggattacaagtagtttttcttgattgattattgcttctggaccaaggctatatttatagtcttggtccgggcgcctggaagggttccgggcgcccccggggggataaactttatcccccaacggtcagattgcgaaaatcgcgatcctggtcaaaatcatgctccggacgcccggaagcattccgggcgccccggagcaaaaagtcaactgcggttgactttttgtccgggatcacttctccgtcaagtcccagtctcggtccgggtctgttcgctccggctccgctagcttgggtgatctcggccttccggaatagggctcacccaaaccaatgttccggccttctcctcgagcagccttccttcccggtttctcgtccctcgagcgccacgcacgctcttctcgtccaccggtgtactcttccgcggacaccttgtccctcagatgcaccgagcccgtcggctctctcccgtgccatccttctcgctagccgcgtcttccgctcgacttcctatgttcctaagctcctgcacacttagacacaagggttaaacaaacgcaggacctaacttagcttgtttgatcacatcaaaacaccttggggttccaacacgatccccctatcctttctcccgaactccgttgcctcctgatcgatctacagaccgatcagtaattctcggtgagttcacagagagttactgattggttactgatcggtctggtgaccgatcagataaccatagtatcactggatcggtcaacagactgatccaatgcctatgtaggtttagagcttcccagccctaaaccctaaagccttcctggtctagagaacgagctaccgagccctctccgacttcgtccggtccagagaacgagctatcgagccctctctgacctagtccgaagaatgagctaccgagccctctccgacttcgtccggtctagagaacgagctaccgagccctctccgacttcgcgtgccaagtttccatacttggacttttcccttccacctgatcaaccttgatcagtaatcaatctgagtttaattaatatctgatacaaacttaaatcagtgtcaacatcaaaacaacagccaggtcagactgtatcaatagtgaacccgtagaggggggttgtcatcggcagcaactcggctctgTCGATTTACAATTGGTCGAATGCCTTCCGGAAGATtatattgaccgagctgcctgtatcaataaagatacggtgaatagtgtagttagctattaccgctcggatgatgagggcgtcatcatgcgggacttcgactccctcgaggtctctAGGCCCAAAGTtgatctcgggcccgttcgcccGCTCCTGACTGCAGCCCACCGTATGGATCGTAAGCTGCCTTGCATGCACCTTCCTTgccctgttggagtcgcctccggtcggccctccgacgatgatgttgatttcacctctCGACGCATTGCCtttattctcctcctcccgagcggatggtcggggtcGTTCATGCGATGCCCGAGGAATGACCCTGTGATACTGGTTATGTTGCCGCTCAGGAGATCTCCTTTTTGTACACCGGCCAGGACTTTAGTGTTGATGTCGTCGATTCGGCGAAGGTGATCGACGGCGATAGCTCCTTGGCGTAGGATGAGTgattggggggaggctccgacagtcgcgggtgttgtgagttgctgactgatggagcgaacaaaacatgggagtccataacTTCCCTTTCGGTTTAAGCTGATCGGCTGCTACTTGTTGGACGGCGTGCAACCTCTGATGAGGACGGGCTACCTCTGCGCGGGGTCCTCTCggtggttgataattggaaggcgGCTTTCGCTCGACATGAGCTGGTGGCTTGGATGGTGCTTTCTTTTTCCTCgccatctgagcttcctccacattgatgtactcgttggccttgttcaacatatggtcgtagctgcgaggcggctttctgatgagcgaacggaagaaatcaccgtccacaagcccctgtgtgaacgcattcatcatagtTTCTGAAGTGACCGTCGGGATATAACTACAAGAATTCGGACTTTTAACTACGCATTTTAGCGTCGCCATATGTACGTAAAATGCGTCGCAGAACATTTTACGACGCAAACATGCGTCGCCAGCATGCGTCGCAATTGGTTCGTATGCAAATGTCAATATGATCTTTGGCGACGCATTAAGGCACACGTCGCCAAAGGTTACAACATTTCGCGACGCAAGTATTGGCGACACCTTCTTTTATTACGTCGCCAAATGACGTCGCCAAAGGTGATGTCATTTCGCAACGCTAATATTGGCGACACCTTCTTTTATGTGTCGCGAATAGGTTCTAACATGTCACGACACATGAAATGCGTCGCGAAATATATTTTtgctatatttttttcttttattatttgtgacgCAATCTATGCATTACAAAATATATTGCTCATTCAGTCACAACATTATAATCTGTCTAAAATACATTATAAAAGTGCAATTTACTATTAATtagtcaaatatttttaaaacataaacaCTGCAACTTGCTGTCAAATATTAtccaaaagaacatataagtagtGAAATGTGCATTACATAATGTTGCAAAATAAAAAACTACATAGTCGATGATGGAGGCGGGGGAGGTGGTGGAGGAGGTCGAATTGAAGAGCATGTTGGTGGAAGCTGGAATGAGAAGCCAGGAATGACCTGCTGAAGTTGGTGCAATAATGCTTCAAATTTTTGATGTTGTTCACGTATAGTCAGATTCTGTTCATCAATTGTTTTCTGCATAGTTGTAAATTTTCCATTTTGAACTGATGTTTTGAACTGATGTTTGTAGCTCTAGAACCACCCACTACAGATAGTTTAGGTAATGGACCTAAACCCTTCACGTAACGAGACCGTGAGCCTAAGACTTGCGTCATGATATTGACATCCTTTGGCTGGTGTACATTATCAACCGTAGAGGTGAACTCTTCACTTTCTGATTGAGTCAATCGAAGATCTACCATTTCagcctaaaaaaaaaaatattagtatgAAAAATAATGGattaatgaatttaaattttatgaacAAATACATCAACAAtatgtaaaaaaattataaacaaattaatCATCGAATATACAGATAAATAACCAAATGCTATTTCATTTTACATTAATTCAATGAAGCAGAAGGAATTATGTGAAGTACGTATCAACTATATATGCAGACAACACAATCAAAATACAATTGGATCAAGTAgcaaatattatatataaatattcattaaacagaattcttaaaacaaaatattaagaaacatGCAAGCACTGTTAACGTAATTAATTAGTTAACAGTCAAATAAACCTATTTTCTATGAGTGACTTTAAAATGGGTGAGtatatgatattgaaaatttgTGCTTTACAGTGAGTATATGAGATACtggatttctcttttttttttctttctatcctTTCTTTCAAATGAAACACAATGAAAGTGATATTCCATCTTTGATTCTTGTATCAATGATGCTTGAGCTATGTAAGTTTATATGTCCAAGATACGATAATTACATTAAAAATTACCAAAATTACTTGCAGGTGAAGCATGCACATTACCTGTAATTTTTGTAAAATACTTCAGTGAACAAATTAGTTAATCAAGCTCGAAGGAAGATAAAACAAAGCCAACATTTGATGGAAAATGTCTTTTGAACGTTCATCTTCATACATATCTACAGCTAGTTAAAGTTAGGCAAGTTTCCAAAACTATTCCATAGCCATTAaattagagaattcaacaacaggCATTATATATAGTACAGTAGCTTAGTGGAGTATACATTTTTCAGTAAATCATGTTATGGCCTTTTCTGATTGAAATTATGTCTCATTTACTTGAGTTGCacaaagtaataataataatcagaGAGGATATCTAAATATAGCTTCAACTTGAATGTATTAAATACTTACATGTTTTTGTGCAGCCCAATCATTCTTCCATTGTCCTCCTTTGTATTAAATTTCTCTCCCGTCACAGGATCAGCCTTAaaaaatgaaacaatttattatcatataaattatgataagaaattttattttcaaatagaACTTACAGCTGTGTGATAATGTTGAACCAAAGTTTTCGATCCATGTGCACCTTCAAGTGGCCTATTAAACCGATTATTAGTATTCTTTTCAGATATttcctataaaaaaaaaagataatattagtgcaagtaacaataaaaaaatatttatcaactaAATTTAACTATTACTAACCATTTGTTTTTTTGTGCCAAAATAATTACAAAGAAAATCCCAATCATCTTGGCTTACTCCCTTGTACGGCTTCCTTTTTGGTGAATCTTTATTTCCAAGTCCCCCGAGTTGTTTCCAATGCCTCCTCATCTTACACCTTCCTTCTCGAATAGCTCTCATGGCAAGCCGCTCTACCTCCGCAATCACCAAGTTTGTCTTTTCATATTCAAATTTGTTCTgccaaaaaaaattcataaatgcataaattattataataataagaaCATAATACATTAAAGAACATAATGTAATTTCCCAATCTTACATCAAGACGGTCAAATATGAGTTGTTTTTCGGCCAAAGAGACATCCTCCCAACTCGTAATACGAGGAGATATTGTGTCTCGAACTATTTGAGCTATCAAGTTATTAAACCATTTTCCATTTTCTCCAAGACTACCTCCGGTATGCTCTTCAAATTCAACCttcattttatctttttttttgcttttttaatGCCTTCTCGAGAACTCTACTACAAGATTGTTGTCTCCATGTCGTTTGTTTACCTCTTCCATCACCTCCTGATCCACCCTCATTAGCACCTGAACTACTACCATCCAAACTAGACATcctgtaaaaaaataataataacatgaATAAATGAATGCATTGATAAATCATGAATAAATGGACTATATATACAACATGAATAGAATAAACaaatattaattcatataaatatatttcttaCTTCTTCTTCTGAAGTTGTGCCATTAGTTTCAATGTCAATATTATCATCATCGTCAATTTCAACAGTACTGTCATCTTCTTCATCATATtcttctaatgtgtcatcttcAAAATCATCGTCATCAACTACAAAATCACCTATATTTTGCTGCAACTGATCGATATTGATAACCTCGGTTGGTTCGATATCATCACGATAGAAGCTGACGTTCTCTAACTCTGGTAATTCTACCACTAGTTGCAATGGTTGTGAATTAAGTTCTTGCACTATGTGAGCATCAGTAGTAGTTttgtcaacatcattttcaactTCAATATTTGGATAGTCCCACACATTATGTGGGGCATAAGCTTGCACCAATTTCCACATTGGACCATTCTTGATATCATTCAAGTAATACACTGATTTTGCTTGCTATGCAAGTATAAATGGATCATTCTTGTACCATTCTGCCCCAGTATAGATGCTCGTGAATCTATTGTCTTCTTGAATTCTTCTTCTCCTAGGATCAGTGTCAAACCATTTGCACTTGAATATCAATACTTTACAATCTTTTAAATAACACAACTCTATCACGTCTTGAAGAACACCATAATAGTTCTGCCCTCCTATGCCAGGTACAAGAATACCACTATTTTGTGTGGTTCGTCTAACATCTCGTTGTTCCACAAGAAACTTAACACCATTGATAATAGCACCAGAGTATGAATACACAGTAAAATTAGATCTATTAGCTAATGCATATAATTCATCTGTGGCCTCAGATGATCCAACTGCTCGCATTTCATTAACCTACAGAATTTTTGGAGAAGTATTacatataaatttaatttgatttctaAGATTATTTAGAATTGAACCATTTATCCTACTAATGTAAATAGGTCTTTTTACTTGCCTTATCTTTAAACCACAACGGAAATTCAACTTCTTGTTGTTGCTCCAAATTACGCACTCCCCTTGCCAGTAGACCATTTCGATGCTCTCtacatgatatttaaaataatattatcagCTAAAAATATGCATTTAGGTAAAGGCAATAATTGAAAGAGTTACATATGACTTACTCAAGGTATTTTTCAACTTCTTGGCAATTATTTAGCACATACCACTCTGCCTTAATCCGTAACGAAGGTTCAAGAACCATGACGTCTTTCTTGCCCAAAGGTCGACCAACATGCTTGAATACAGAAATAATTCGAGACGAACAAGTGTTCACCCTATCATCATTTCTTTCAGGGCGATTATATCGGGTTTCGATATCTCGAAAATACATTGAGCAAAAGGTTAGAGCCTCATTAACAATGTAAGCTTCGGCAATTGACCCCTCTGGACGTGCTCGATTGTTAACATATTGTTTGTAGATACCCATAGATCGTTCAATGGAATACATCCATCAAAAATACACAGGACCACCCATCATTGCCTCTTGTGGTAAATGAAGAATCAAGTGAACCATAATATCAAAAAATGCCGGAGGGAATATTCTTTCCAACTTGCACAAAataagaacaacatttgtctccAACAATTTAAGATCACTCACGTTCAATGTCTTGGCACATATTTGTTGAAAGAAATTACACAACTCAATAATAGTTTCACGAACTTCTTTGTTCAAGTATGACCTAATTCCTGCTGGCAATAAACGCTGGAGCAAAACATGATAGTCATGAGACTTAAGTCCCAAAATTTTACCAGTGACCTCATTGACATTTTTTGCTAAGTTGGCGGCAAAACCATCTGGAAACTTCACTGATTTGATAAATTGACAAAATAATCTTCTCTCTTGAGAACTTAATGTATATGTTGCTGGTGGCTTCTTCCATTTATTTCCATCTTTGTAGAGATGCAACTCTTTCCGAATCCCCATGTCTTGAAGATCTAGTCTTGCCTTTTCCGTgtcttttgattttccttctataTTCAACAGCGTACTGAGAACATTATCACTTACATTCTTCTCGATGTGCATTACATCTAAGTTATGCCGAAGTGGTAAGTGTTGCCAATATTCAAGCTGAAAAAATATGCTCTTTTTCGACCAATTAAGCTCGATGGGAGAACGCTTGCGCTTTATACCTCCATATTGCTTATGTTTTCCCGGAATACCAACATGCACATGTTCTAACTGAGCTAATATTTCTTTAGCAGTTATTTCACTAGGAGGAGATCTCCTTTCCGTCTGACCATCAAACTGTTTGCTTCGTCTCATTGGATCATTTAGAGGAAGAAAACGTCTATGTCCAATATAAGCTATCTTACTCCTTATGCCTTTTGAAGGAGTTTCTTCATTACAAGTTGGGCATGCTTTATACCCTTTTGTACTCCATCCAGACATTAAAGCATACGCAGGGAAATCATTGATGGTCCACAAAACTGCTGCACGCATTAAGAAAGTATCACTAGTTACTGCATCTCGAGTATTCACACCTTCCCACAATTTTTTTAACTCCTCTATAAGTGGCTGAAGGAACACATCCATGTCTTTTCCAGGAGATGTCGGTCCAGGTATTAATAAAGACAACATCATGTTTTCAGACTTCATACACTTCCAAGGTGGCATGTTATATGGGACAACTATAACAGGCCACATACTGTAAGTAGTGTTCATGTTGCCAAATGGATTAAAACCGTCAGTTGCCAAACCAAGACGCACATTTCTAGGATCCATGCCAAATAATGGAAATTTATTATCAAACATCTTCCAAGCAGAACCATCTGCAGGGTGTCTTAAAACACCATTCTCTTTTGGTCGCTCAACATCATGCCATCTCATATCTTTTGCGGTATGCCTAGAACTATACAAACGCTTTAATCTAGGAGTTAGGGGAAAATATCGCATCACCTTTTTTGGTACCTTTTTCCCTTTTGCATTTTTGTCAACCCATCTACTCGAGCCACATATAGGACAATTCTCAAACCCAACATTTTCTTTCCAGAAAAGAGCACAATCATGTTCACAGACATGGATTGACTCGTACCCTAGTCCCAATTCACGGAGCTTTCTCTTTGCCTCATAGTGTGAGTCGGGTAATATTGCTTGAGGAAATGCTTGTTTCATTAACTTAAGTAACATATCAAAAGACTTGTTACTCCACTTGTTGAGTACTTTCACATGCATTAATTTTACCAAGAAATTAAGTGCCGAGAAATTTACACATCCAGGATATAGTTCTTTTTCAATTTCCTCCAACATATCATCGAAATTCTCAGTTTGgaatccttcttgttgaataGGCTCACTGGATTCTCCAATCTCTACTGGTCCTGTCAAATCAGCTAGAACATTTGTCATTTCATCTGGGGCATCAGTATCAGATAAATCTTCATGCTctattggtggatgttcatattgCTCACCATGATAATCCCACACTTTGTATGACTGTTGTATGCCATATCGTACTAGGTGTATCTCTACTAAGCCCGGTGGATGTAACCGATGATTCAAACAATTATTACATGGACATCTTATTTTCCCCTCTTCATTGATGTACTCAACTGCATGTGCTACAAACATCTTAACACCATTTTTATATTCACGAGAGATTCGATTCGTCAAACTCATCCAACTTTTGTCAATCGTCATTTTGTAAAACTGGAGTCAATTCAAAATATATAaaacaattgaaaaatattaagatgcGGGTAACATCTAATCTGTACACAAGCATGTTCattaaaggataaaataaaatgaaatttattaaagagaaaatcctataaaagaaaattactttCTATGAacaatttttgataaaataatatcaaaCATAATGAAAAGCTTAAAGGATCTGTTGACTTAGCTTCTAGATAGGTTGACAAATTAACCATTTAAGTTAAATCTATAAAAGCTTAAAGGATCTGAACAAACCATTATTCTTTTCTAGTTGAAAACAACAATAGATTAGAATTTAGACAATTCTCTTAGTTTTTCTTTGTCATCGTTCCTCAGTTCATTGAAGAACAGAACAATTGTTCAGACATCGattaaaagcaaaagaaaagaaagaacaaGAATAAATAGAGCATAGGTCTGAGCTTGCTTTATGATGACATGGATGTCTTAGAATTGCAGAGAAGCTAGGGACGCCATGGAGTATCATGAACATGGGAGAAGAAATCGCGACAATAGTGAGAAGCAATAACAAAGAAATTGGCAGGCGAGAAGGCTTACCTGTTGAGAGGGCTCGGAGCAGGAGATCCTCGGCGACTCGGCGACTCGGCGAGCAAGATGCACAGGAGAGAAAAATCGGCAATGGTGAGAAGCACGAACGAAGAAATCGGCAGAAATCAGTAGAAATCGGCGCGAAGAAATCGGCAGAAATCGGTAGAAATCGGCAGGTTTAGCGTAAGTGAATGAAAAGGGTAGGgttttaaagcattaaataaaataaaataagaattagtttgatttattttaaaatgatatttaatttGATTGATAACTTTGTTAAAAGAGAATACGTTAATTTAGTAAAATAAATTaacatattaattatttaataatttgtttgatttattttaaaatgatatttaatttGATTGATAACTTTGTTAAAAGTGAATccgttaatttattaaaatattaattatttaataatttatttgatttatttttaaataatatttattttgatttataattttgttaaaagagaatagttaatttattaaaacaaaacaaaatattaattatttaataaatttctttctaatgtgttttcaaataatatttatttttatttataatttgtaaaaattttaaaaaaaatttaatctcgAATTTTATTTTAGCGACGGCTAATGTATCTACGTCGCCAAATAACCACAATTTGAGGTgggaaaattttccactactatTAGTGACGTTGAGTGCAAAATGCGTCGCCATAGTGTCACATTTGGCGACGTGCTTTCTATGTCGTGTCGCCAAATGATCCAAGTAAAATTTGTACTATCTTTTAACGACGTGGAGTGATATGCGTGTCGCCAAAGGCCTTCATTTGACGACGCATATTGTTTAATGCGTCGCTAAATGATACAAAATAAATGTGGGAAAATTCCCTCCTAATGTTCTATCTTTTAACGACGCGAAACATTTCACGCATCGCTAAAAGATCATATTTTGCGACGTTAACCGTGCTCTGCTTCGCTAAAAGTCCGTATTCTTGTAGTATCCATGACCACCTGGTTgaaacgctggatgtaggctcggagcgactccttcgagccttgtttgatggcgaacagactgacgctggtcttctggtagcgcctgctgctcgcgaagtgatggaggaaggccgtgcggaactctttgaagctcgtgatggatccgttcggtagcctccggaaccatcgttgcgccgatccagaaagggtggtgaggaacacctgatacttcacaccatctgtatattgatgcaaaGTGGCTGTGTTgttgaacttacccagatggtcgtccgggtcggtggtcccgttgtattccccgatcgacgGGGGCGCGTAATGCCTTGGTAGTGGGTCACGCAGGATGGCCGGAGAACTGCCTATTGATCCGCTCGAGGGACGAGTCTGTCCGTGGCGCCTTGCCCTT from Zingiber officinale cultivar Zhangliang chromosome 5B, Zo_v1.1, whole genome shotgun sequence encodes the following:
- the LOC121985814 gene encoding uncharacterized protein LOC121985814, producing MNTTYSMWPVIVVPYNMPPWKCMKSENMMLSLLIPGPTSPGKDMDVFLQPLIEELKKLWEGVNTRDAVTSDTFLMRAAVLWTINDFPAYALMSGWSTKGYKACPTCNEETPSKGIRSKIAYIGHRRFLPLNDPMRRSKQFDGQTERRSPPSEITAKEILAQLEHVHVGIPGKHKQYGGIKRKRSPIELNWSKKSIFFQLEYWQHLPLRHNLDVMHIEKNVSDNVLSTLLNIEGKSKDTEKARLDLQDMGIRKELHLYKDGNKWKKPPATYTLSSQERRLFCQFIKSVKFPDGFAANLAKNVNEVTGKILGLKSHDYHVLLQRLLPAGIRSYLNKEVRETIIELCNFFQQICAKTLNVSDLKLLETNVVLILCKLERIFPPAFFDIMVHLILHLPQEAMMGGPVYF
- the LOC121985815 gene encoding uncharacterized protein LOC121985815 encodes the protein MRAIREGRCKMRRHWKQLGGLGNKDSPKRKPYKGVSQDDWDFLCNYFGTKKQMEISEKNTNNRFNRPLEGAHGSKTLVQHYHTAADPVTGEKFNTKEDNGRMIGLHKNMLKW